In Sphingobacterium zeae, one genomic interval encodes:
- a CDS encoding sensor histidine kinase has protein sequence MKAEKYSYRKNYGLLLMFFIVISGLYIFALFLSRSYTESHIKNEFTNRKSEIFDQTLVPFNDFFQNRIPEVSFYQGFLDSVQAGKYAYSILSSYPFVREIGFFDLQFNNDHNLNYGFIVNNLRIQPKTITFFTVSRSGLHKNTIRDRGQMGLHSEEINNIGVKLATYIDKLQPNAKLSDKDILKVFYTIRPGQITYLNIPRVNDLIVYKSIMEGNLDHTVGYEQDMFNFQIDPMFLEVKNSYSNLYEKVEIVPLVGAPITPENDEISTEMPLPGALADYKLLFRSSKNFLSKEINRSFWPVLGGVSLIYIILIAILYLIYRNLEINGRLFKLQYDFINNLTHEFKTPVSVIKIAGNNIKSAQVLSDEERKMYGNILDQEADRLNNLMNKLLSFSQIENKTIKLNKEEVDLKMFTENLVASSRIKYSDFKISTKIDVRTSMLADPVLLSSVFQNMIDNAYKYSKAGHKILDIAIQQNKKNFVITFKDEGIGIEKAEFNNIFKKFYRIKSQYNQQGSIGLGLAFCKEITEFIGGDITVKSQLGQGTTFTLVFPV, from the coding sequence ATGAAAGCAGAAAAATATAGCTATCGAAAGAATTACGGATTACTGTTGATGTTTTTCATCGTAATCAGTGGCTTGTATATATTTGCCTTATTTCTTTCTCGTAGCTATACAGAATCGCATATCAAAAATGAATTTACGAATAGAAAATCAGAGATATTTGATCAAACCTTAGTTCCTTTCAATGATTTTTTTCAAAATAGAATTCCTGAAGTCTCTTTTTATCAAGGTTTTTTGGACTCTGTTCAGGCGGGCAAATACGCTTATAGCATATTAAGTTCTTATCCGTTTGTCAGAGAGATTGGTTTTTTTGATTTACAATTTAATAACGATCATAATTTAAATTATGGCTTTATCGTTAACAACCTCAGGATCCAACCAAAAACGATTACTTTTTTTACTGTTTCCAGATCTGGGCTGCATAAAAATACCATACGAGATCGCGGTCAAATGGGTTTACATTCTGAAGAGATCAATAATATTGGGGTAAAGTTGGCGACATATATTGACAAGTTGCAACCGAATGCCAAACTTTCTGATAAAGATATCTTAAAGGTTTTTTATACCATAAGACCTGGTCAGATTACCTATCTCAATATTCCGAGGGTCAACGATTTAATTGTCTATAAGTCAATTATGGAAGGTAATTTAGATCATACCGTTGGCTACGAACAGGATATGTTTAATTTTCAGATCGATCCAATGTTCCTGGAGGTGAAAAATAGTTATTCTAATCTTTATGAGAAAGTGGAGATCGTTCCTTTGGTAGGCGCGCCTATCACACCTGAAAATGACGAGATTTCAACCGAGATGCCCTTACCTGGAGCACTGGCCGACTATAAATTACTTTTTAGATCAAGCAAGAACTTTCTTTCCAAAGAAATAAATCGTAGTTTTTGGCCCGTATTAGGAGGCGTATCGTTGATTTACATCATTTTAATTGCTATACTATATTTAATTTATAGAAATTTAGAAATTAACGGAAGACTTTTTAAATTGCAGTACGATTTCATCAATAATCTTACCCACGAGTTTAAGACGCCAGTGAGTGTGATTAAGATTGCTGGAAATAACATCAAGAGTGCGCAGGTACTCTCTGATGAAGAACGTAAAATGTATGGAAATATACTGGATCAGGAGGCAGATCGTTTAAATAACTTGATGAATAAGCTATTATCGTTTAGCCAGATCGAAAATAAAACGATAAAATTAAATAAAGAAGAAGTTGACTTGAAGATGTTTACGGAAAATCTAGTAGCTTCGTCAAGAATAAAATATTCAGATTTCAAGATTAGCACAAAAATTGATGTAAGGACATCAATGCTTGCTGATCCGGTGTTGTTGAGCAGTGTGTTTCAAAATATGATTGATAATGCCTATAAATATTCTAAAGCGGGGCATAAAATATTGGATATTGCGATACAACAAAATAAGAAGAATTTTGTTATCACTTTTAAGGATGAAGGAATAGGAATAGAGAAGGCGGAGTTTAACAACATCTTCAAAAAGTTTTATAGAATAAAAAGTCAATATAATCAGCAAGGAAGTATTGGTTTGGGGTTGGCATTCTGTAAAGAGATTACTGAATTTATAGGCGGTGATATCACAGTAAAAAGCCAATTGGGACAGGGAACCACCTTTACCTTGGTATTTCCAGTTTAA
- a CDS encoding ABC transporter ATP-binding protein, with the protein MNTPIVSTTQLSFQYPNSAPIEFPDIYIEKGQHTLLLGDSGSGKTTLLNILGGLSRPETGQVNIYGQNLSLLSTSKLDQFRSQYIGFIFQEAHLLKNLTLVENIKLAQSLSGKKVDVSTIELILKQLQLDQKSNAYPNELSRGQLQRAAIARSIINKPALLIADEPTAALDDNNTHRVLELLLSIAETAGSTLLITTHDKRIKEQFSKMYLLK; encoded by the coding sequence ATGAACACTCCAATCGTATCGACTACACAGTTATCATTCCAGTATCCAAATTCAGCGCCAATTGAATTTCCAGATATTTACATCGAAAAAGGGCAACATACACTATTGTTAGGCGATTCTGGTTCTGGAAAAACAACACTATTAAATATATTAGGTGGTTTGTCACGACCAGAAACAGGGCAGGTCAACATATATGGTCAAAACTTATCGTTGTTATCCACCAGCAAACTGGATCAGTTCAGGTCTCAATATATTGGATTCATATTTCAAGAGGCCCACCTCCTAAAAAATTTAACGTTAGTTGAAAATATCAAATTGGCGCAGTCTTTATCCGGAAAAAAAGTAGATGTAAGCACTATTGAACTCATCCTAAAACAGCTGCAATTGGATCAAAAAAGTAATGCCTATCCAAACGAATTGAGTCGTGGTCAATTGCAACGTGCCGCTATAGCCCGTAGCATTATCAATAAACCAGCCCTATTGATTGCGGATGAACCGACAGCTGCATTGGATGATAACAATACCCATAGGGTATTAGAACTCCTATTATCGATAGCTGAAACTGCTGGATCGACCCTACTGATAACTACGCACGACAAGAGAATAAAAGAACAATTCTCTAAAATGTACCTTTTAAAATAA
- a CDS encoding ABC transporter permease, with protein sequence MNTIQLVWKNLSRQFGSVFLSILLTAFGISILAVLSITGESFEKQLDNNSKNIDLVVGAKGSPLQLILSSVYHIDNPTGNIPLDELDPLRQNPLVQLAVPLSLGDNFKGHRIVGTDSSFLSIYETSIREGRIWQNNFEVVIGDQVAKKQQLKIGDQIHSSHGLSKDGHHHDEHPFTIVGILKHNNNVTDNLILTNLESVWDVHGIAHAHDHEETALQKELREREEDREETVKAHLHHHGEDLEENSNAALGTSGKDHHDHNHDEQDQHEEEGMFVKSIGADMVKQNGLEITAILIKYQSPAAIGILPKMIDQQTDMQAASPAMESTRLFSLLGVGMDSLAILAYVIMLIAGLSVFINLYNALKQRKYDLAIMRTLGASKGKLFNIVLLEGLTITIIGGLVGLLLAHLALYYISNQTSQSADFIEAFRLHPKEFVFLCVACLIGVLAALIPAVKAYRTSIAGTLSNK encoded by the coding sequence ATGAACACGATACAATTGGTTTGGAAAAATTTAAGTAGACAGTTTGGCTCGGTCTTTCTAAGCATCTTGCTAACGGCATTTGGAATTTCGATCCTCGCCGTGCTATCAATTACCGGAGAATCTTTTGAAAAGCAGCTTGACAATAACAGCAAAAATATTGATTTAGTCGTTGGCGCTAAAGGGAGCCCGCTGCAATTGATCTTATCGAGTGTTTATCACATCGACAATCCGACAGGTAACATCCCATTAGACGAACTGGACCCATTACGCCAAAATCCGCTTGTGCAGCTAGCAGTTCCCTTATCGCTGGGTGATAACTTCAAAGGGCATCGCATCGTTGGAACCGATTCCTCTTTCCTGTCCATCTATGAGACTTCTATTCGTGAAGGCCGCATTTGGCAAAATAATTTTGAAGTAGTCATTGGTGACCAGGTTGCAAAAAAACAGCAACTGAAAATCGGTGATCAAATCCATAGTTCACACGGCTTGAGCAAAGATGGCCATCATCATGATGAACATCCTTTTACTATTGTAGGCATTTTAAAGCACAATAACAATGTTACTGATAACCTGATATTAACCAACTTAGAGAGTGTCTGGGATGTCCATGGAATCGCACACGCACATGATCATGAAGAAACTGCACTACAGAAAGAACTCCGTGAACGCGAAGAAGACAGGGAGGAAACCGTCAAAGCCCACCTCCACCATCATGGAGAAGATTTAGAAGAAAACTCTAACGCAGCTTTAGGAACCAGCGGAAAAGATCATCACGACCACAATCACGATGAGCAAGACCAGCACGAGGAGGAAGGTATGTTTGTAAAATCTATTGGCGCCGATATGGTGAAGCAAAATGGACTAGAAATAACTGCTATTTTGATTAAATATCAATCCCCGGCAGCTATCGGTATATTACCTAAAATGATTGACCAACAAACGGATATGCAAGCTGCTTCTCCAGCGATGGAAAGTACGCGCTTGTTTTCACTCTTAGGAGTAGGAATGGATTCTTTAGCTATCCTTGCGTATGTGATCATGCTCATTGCCGGCCTGAGTGTATTCATTAATCTCTATAATGCGTTGAAACAACGTAAATATGATCTTGCTATTATGCGTACACTCGGAGCCTCTAAAGGAAAATTATTCAACATCGTTTTATTAGAAGGCCTGACAATAACAATCATTGGTGGATTGGTGGGACTTTTATTGGCACATTTGGCCTTATATTATATCAGCAACCAAACAAGCCAGAGCGCCGACTTTATCGAAGCTTTTAGGCTACATCCAAAAGAATTCGTATTTTTGTGTGTTGCTTGTCTAATTGGTGTGCTCGCAGCGTTAATTCCTGCTGTGAAAGCGTATCGCACAAGTATAGCCGGTACTTTGTCAAACAAATAG
- a CDS encoding HIT family protein, with protein MSTIFSKIVSGEIPAYKVAESNDFLAFLDISPLAKGHVLVIPKKETDYIFDIEDDEYMALWVFAKIVAQGIKKVIPCVKVGVAVVGLEVAHAHIHLVPINKISDLNFAGPKLSLTEDELHQIATTIRESIVSITAQNQ; from the coding sequence ATGTCGACAATTTTTTCAAAAATCGTTTCTGGGGAGATCCCAGCTTACAAAGTTGCTGAGAGTAATGATTTTCTAGCTTTTTTGGATATCAGCCCATTAGCTAAAGGGCATGTACTAGTGATACCAAAGAAAGAGACAGATTACATTTTCGATATCGAAGATGACGAATACATGGCGCTTTGGGTCTTTGCTAAGATTGTAGCTCAAGGTATTAAAAAAGTAATTCCATGTGTAAAAGTCGGTGTAGCTGTCGTGGGCTTAGAGGTAGCTCATGCACATATACATTTGGTGCCTATCAATAAAATTAGTGATTTAAACTTTGCTGGACCTAAATTGAGCTTAACTGAGGATGAACTCCATCAGATTGCGACCACTATCCGCGAGTCTATCGTGAGTATAACTGCTCAAAATCAATAA
- a CDS encoding 16S rRNA (uracil(1498)-N(3))-methyltransferase, translating to MQLFFTPDLNPSSENFILSEEESKHAIRVLRMDAGDRLHLIDGRGGLYEAKIIDPHPKRTVLTILNVEEGFQHPRYHLHIAVGPTKNIDRIEWFLEKATEVGIQEITPLICEHSERKEVKLERLNKVVVAAMKQSLKAYLPKLNAAVSFKEFLKNIPTEGVQKAIAHCVDGEKKYLNQIFEPAKHYIILIGPEGDFSEGEIELASQMGFHAISLGDARLRTETAALAACMEVSLLNR from the coding sequence ATGCAGTTATTTTTTACACCGGATTTAAATCCTTCATCAGAAAATTTTATCCTGAGTGAGGAAGAAAGTAAACACGCTATTCGTGTGCTTCGTATGGATGCCGGAGATCGTTTACATCTTATAGATGGTCGCGGAGGTTTGTACGAAGCTAAAATTATCGACCCACATCCTAAACGCACAGTTCTTACTATTTTAAATGTGGAGGAGGGCTTTCAACATCCTCGCTACCATCTGCATATTGCGGTGGGGCCAACAAAGAATATCGATCGTATCGAATGGTTTTTAGAGAAGGCAACGGAGGTAGGGATTCAGGAAATCACGCCCCTTATTTGCGAGCATTCTGAGCGAAAAGAGGTTAAATTAGAACGCTTAAACAAGGTGGTTGTTGCAGCGATGAAACAATCGTTGAAAGCATATCTTCCCAAACTTAATGCTGCTGTATCGTTTAAAGAGTTTTTGAAGAATATTCCAACTGAAGGCGTGCAAAAAGCAATCGCACATTGTGTGGATGGTGAAAAAAAGTATTTAAACCAGATTTTTGAGCCTGCCAAACACTATATTATCCTTATTGGTCCGGAAGGAGATTTTTCTGAAGGAGAAATTGAGTTGGCATCACAAATGGGTTTTCATGCTATATCGCTAGGAGACGCGCGTCTAAGGACCGAAACCGCTGCTTTAGCGGCCTGTATGGAAGTTTCCCTGTTGAATAGGTGA
- a CDS encoding hemolysin family protein: MALDLFWTLFLVLANGFFVAAEFAIVKVRVSQIEVQAKTGSKVATIAKSITEHLDGYLAATQLGITLSSLALGWVGEAVMTQIVQGALGFFGVELTGSIATNAGHVLAFSIITVLHIVFGELAPKSIAIQKPVATTMKIAVPLQFFYFIFRPIIWVLNGFANFLLKILGFEVTKGESAHSSEELQYLLDKGKESGALDISEHELIKNVFDFNERIVKNIMVPRTRIVAVEVTADASELIETMTEEGYSRLPIYDDNIDQIVGIVHTKDILPLLAKGKEVVMKNIMRKPYFIPETKKINDLMAEFQLKRIQLAIVLDEFGGTAGMVTLEDIVEELVGEIQDEYDEETPVVERISETEYMVDAGASIHDVNEFLPIELPESQDYDTMSGLVSEIFDKIPEVGERKEEYGYIFTIIRKAQQNIEFVKLELVESAEDDTEE, from the coding sequence ATGGCGCTCGATTTATTTTGGACATTGTTTTTAGTACTTGCAAACGGCTTTTTTGTGGCCGCAGAATTTGCTATTGTCAAGGTCCGAGTCTCCCAAATTGAAGTTCAGGCAAAAACAGGTAGCAAAGTTGCTACCATAGCCAAGAGTATAACGGAACATTTGGATGGTTATTTGGCCGCTACACAATTGGGTATTACACTCTCGTCATTAGCTTTAGGCTGGGTTGGCGAGGCTGTAATGACCCAAATTGTGCAGGGTGCACTGGGGTTTTTCGGTGTTGAATTGACCGGGTCGATTGCTACCAATGCAGGACATGTATTGGCTTTTTCGATTATTACTGTATTACACATTGTATTCGGAGAGCTTGCTCCTAAATCGATAGCCATTCAAAAACCTGTTGCAACAACGATGAAAATTGCGGTTCCGCTGCAATTTTTCTACTTTATCTTTCGACCAATTATTTGGGTTTTAAACGGATTTGCTAATTTCCTGTTAAAGATTTTGGGATTTGAAGTTACCAAAGGGGAATCTGCCCACTCGTCGGAAGAATTACAGTATCTTTTAGATAAAGGTAAAGAATCTGGTGCTTTGGATATTTCTGAGCACGAATTGATTAAAAACGTATTCGATTTTAACGAACGTATCGTTAAGAATATTATGGTACCGCGTACTCGAATTGTGGCGGTAGAAGTGACTGCTGATGCTTCTGAACTGATTGAAACGATGACGGAAGAAGGGTACTCCCGTCTTCCAATCTATGATGATAATATTGACCAAATCGTGGGTATTGTTCATACAAAAGATATTCTACCGCTTTTAGCGAAAGGAAAAGAGGTTGTGATGAAAAATATTATGCGGAAACCCTATTTTATTCCTGAAACGAAGAAGATCAATGATTTGATGGCTGAATTTCAGCTGAAGCGGATTCAGTTGGCGATCGTATTGGATGAATTTGGTGGAACGGCAGGTATGGTTACATTGGAAGATATCGTAGAGGAGTTGGTGGGTGAAATCCAGGATGAGTACGATGAAGAAACACCAGTTGTGGAGCGTATTTCCGAAACAGAGTATATGGTGGATGCCGGAGCCAGTATTCATGATGTGAATGAGTTTCTTCCAATAGAGTTACCGGAGAGTCAGGATTACGATACGATGTCAGGTCTTGTGAGTGAAATCTTCGATAAGATACCGGAAGTCGGTGAGCGGAAAGAAGAGTATGGTTACATATTCACCATCATTCGAAAAGCGCAGCAGAATATCGAATTTGTCAAATTGGAATTGGTCGAGTCTGCTGAAGATGATACCGAAGAATAA
- a CDS encoding alpha/beta hydrolase family protein — protein sequence MRMKFWIGLLFSTMIMLGCQHHNVEPIPINQFFSKPEKSNFKISPNGRFIAYIGLDNHCKNIYLIDLIHQDSSKQLTYQNDINVKSFAWNDNSKITFLTEQSAQDSLRLYAVDINTEKIWPLIKPIRGRFRWIHTMTTGGDSFIGGMNDRDSSFFDLYRIYLDGRPRELILQNPGNMSSWVVSNDGQVRMAVANDSVQQSVLYRSSENEPFKEIIRCDVESSFTPLGYKDNSNAIIYALSNVNRDKLALISYDLANQKELGELFSHKDVDVSSGGYFTEQNKLLFVNYTTSRQHRHFFDETTKQKYNQLAKQIDGFEYQVLSTDSSGNKIIIKTYTDVNPGGIYFYDFSTQKLTKLADNNSDLKDKELSPNEYITYTARDGIQISGYLTYPIHSNRKNLPMVVLPHDGPNGREVWGFDNEAQFLANRGYLVFQMNYRGSTGFGKKFWTAGFKEWGGKIQDDITDGVKWLIKEGIADRERVAIVGKGFGGYSALHAACFNSDLYKCAVSYSGYTNLFTYFRDIPPYFKSYVQKMYQIVGNPIREAELFKNISPVFHSDKVKIPVLLVQGGKDRFSSVTDANQFVQKLKNNNIPVQYILKEDEDRTFKRDENVFGYYNELERFLAKYLVD from the coding sequence ATGAGGATGAAATTTTGGATAGGTTTACTTTTTTCTACCATGATCATGTTGGGGTGTCAACACCATAATGTTGAGCCTATTCCAATAAATCAATTTTTTTCTAAGCCTGAAAAATCAAACTTTAAGATTTCTCCAAATGGTCGGTTTATAGCCTATATCGGTCTCGACAATCATTGCAAAAATATTTACTTGATAGATTTGATTCATCAGGATAGCTCGAAGCAGCTTACTTATCAAAATGATATTAATGTAAAATCTTTTGCATGGAACGATAACTCGAAAATTACTTTTTTGACAGAGCAATCCGCACAGGACAGTTTACGTTTATATGCGGTAGATATCAATACAGAGAAAATTTGGCCATTGATCAAGCCGATTCGTGGTCGGTTTCGATGGATCCATACCATGACTACCGGAGGTGATAGTTTTATAGGGGGGATGAATGATCGGGATTCTTCATTTTTTGATCTTTATCGGATTTATTTAGATGGAAGACCCCGGGAGTTGATTTTGCAAAACCCAGGAAATATGAGCTCTTGGGTGGTATCTAATGATGGGCAGGTACGAATGGCTGTAGCCAACGATTCTGTACAACAATCGGTACTGTATCGAAGCTCCGAAAACGAACCATTTAAGGAGATTATACGCTGCGATGTTGAAAGTAGTTTTACACCATTGGGTTATAAGGATAATTCGAATGCTATCATCTATGCGTTATCTAATGTCAATCGCGATAAACTGGCTTTGATAAGCTATGATTTGGCAAATCAAAAAGAATTAGGTGAACTTTTTAGCCACAAGGATGTTGACGTGAGCTCTGGGGGATATTTTACTGAACAGAATAAGCTGTTGTTTGTGAATTATACCACCTCAAGGCAGCATAGACATTTTTTTGATGAGACTACCAAACAAAAGTACAACCAATTGGCAAAGCAGATTGATGGCTTTGAATATCAGGTATTGAGTACTGACAGTTCAGGTAATAAGATCATCATTAAAACCTACACCGATGTTAACCCCGGTGGTATTTACTTTTATGATTTTTCGACGCAAAAGTTGACAAAGTTAGCGGATAATAATTCTGATTTAAAAGATAAGGAGCTCTCTCCAAACGAATATATCACGTATACTGCGAGAGACGGTATTCAGATCTCAGGTTATTTAACTTATCCTATACATTCTAATCGCAAAAACCTGCCGATGGTTGTTCTTCCTCATGATGGGCCTAATGGACGTGAAGTTTGGGGGTTCGATAATGAGGCTCAGTTTCTAGCGAACAGGGGCTATTTGGTTTTTCAAATGAACTATAGGGGATCCACAGGTTTCGGTAAGAAGTTTTGGACTGCTGGATTTAAAGAATGGGGGGGGAAGATTCAGGACGATATTACTGATGGGGTGAAATGGTTAATTAAGGAGGGGATTGCTGATCGTGAACGTGTTGCTATCGTAGGGAAAGGTTTTGGAGGTTATTCGGCGCTGCACGCCGCTTGCTTCAATTCTGATTTATATAAATGTGCCGTGTCTTATTCGGGTTATACCAATTTATTTACGTATTTCAGAGATATACCGCCCTATTTTAAATCGTATGTACAGAAAATGTATCAAATTGTTGGGAATCCAATACGGGAGGCTGAACTATTCAAAAATATATCACCGGTCTTTCATTCCGATAAAGTAAAAATACCTGTACTATTGGTACAAGGGGGAAAGGACAGGTTTAGTTCTGTCACAGATGCAAATCAATTTGTACAAAAATTAAAGAATAATAACATTCCAGTGCAATACATCCTGAAAGAGGATGAAGATAGAACTTTTAAGCGTGATGAGAATGTCTTTGGTTATTATAATGAGTTGGAGCGATTTTTGGCGAAATACCTTGTGGACTAA
- a CDS encoding inorganic diphosphatase: protein MSKQNPWHMVSPGENVPNAVNAIIEITNGSKGKYELDKETGLLLLDRVMSSSVVYPANYGFIPQTYCDDKDPLDILVICSVDILPLTLVEAQVIGVMNMVDGGEQDDKIIAVAKNDPIFNYIKDIDQLPPHTMKEIVQFFESYKALEKKHVVVEGVKGRDEAQRILIEAIELYKTEFVNK, encoded by the coding sequence ATGAGTAAACAAAATCCTTGGCACATGGTTTCTCCAGGTGAGAATGTGCCAAATGCCGTAAATGCTATCATTGAGATTACAAACGGATCCAAAGGAAAGTATGAATTAGACAAAGAAACTGGTTTGTTGCTTTTGGACAGAGTGATGAGTTCTTCTGTCGTTTATCCTGCCAATTATGGTTTTATTCCACAAACTTATTGCGATGACAAAGATCCGTTGGATATTTTGGTCATCTGTTCAGTGGATATTTTACCATTGACATTAGTTGAGGCACAGGTTATTGGCGTAATGAATATGGTCGATGGTGGCGAGCAAGATGATAAAATTATTGCGGTAGCTAAAAATGATCCTATTTTTAATTACATTAAAGATATTGATCAATTGCCTCCGCATACAATGAAAGAAATTGTACAATTCTTTGAGAGTTATAAAGCGCTTGAAAAGAAGCATGTCGTTGTTGAGGGTGTGAAGGGACGTGATGAAGCGCAAAGAATCTTGATTGAGGCTATCGAATTGTACAAAACAGAATTTGTTAACAAATAA
- a CDS encoding response regulator transcription factor, which translates to MNKDITVAVIEDDENLRFLVKHRLESEGYQVIQSGNGNEAESLILEKRPDVVLLDWMLPGKEGNEICEDVRKAGFENIIIMMTAKSQDVDKIEAYSFGVTDYISKPFNMDVLIAMIDNKVKFFLPKNSPEVYKFGQTEHHPNIHSLIRDGRKVELTILENRILLHFLQNLGREITREELMEVVWGYSSNVNTRTLDMHVVRLRKKIETNPDKPHYLQTVRGLGYKFVDEEEI; encoded by the coding sequence ATGAATAAAGACATCACTGTTGCTGTTATTGAAGATGATGAGAACTTACGGTTCTTGGTAAAGCATCGATTGGAATCCGAAGGCTATCAGGTCATTCAAAGCGGAAATGGGAATGAAGCGGAAAGTTTAATCTTGGAAAAAAGACCCGATGTTGTTTTGCTGGACTGGATGCTTCCAGGAAAAGAAGGCAACGAGATCTGTGAGGATGTGCGTAAAGCGGGGTTTGAGAATATCATCATCATGATGACAGCTAAGTCTCAAGATGTGGACAAAATTGAAGCTTACAGTTTTGGCGTGACTGATTACATTAGTAAGCCTTTCAATATGGATGTGCTTATCGCGATGATCGATAACAAGGTCAAATTTTTCTTACCCAAAAACAGTCCCGAAGTGTACAAGTTTGGTCAGACGGAACATCATCCAAATATTCATTCCTTGATACGTGACGGTAGGAAAGTTGAGTTGACTATTTTGGAAAATCGCATTTTACTTCATTTCCTACAGAATTTAGGGCGAGAGATTACACGTGAAGAATTGATGGAGGTTGTATGGGGGTATAGCTCAAATGTCAACACGCGTACATTGGATATGCATGTGGTTCGTTTACGAAAAAAGATAGAGACAAATCCGGACAAGCCACATTATCTACAGACCGTGCGTGGACTTGGCTATAAATTTGTTGATGAGGAGGAGATTTGA
- a CDS encoding DedA family protein, with protein sequence MHELLLSFQQLLNPEELLSSGGFYLVILIVFAETGLFFGFFLPGDYLLFLAGLFCALNKIDVNIFTLCLGLFTAGVLGNFTGYWFGYRAGPMLFKRKDSFIFKRKYVVMAEEFYHKYGGTALIIGRFVPIVRTFAPIFAGVVKLDFKKFVLYNVSGAAIWVVVLTLSGYFLGIEFPGIIHYVEYVIVGMIVIAFLPIAITLLKKRIKDKRNKQNIQ encoded by the coding sequence ATGCATGAACTTTTGTTGTCATTTCAACAATTATTGAACCCAGAGGAACTATTGAGTTCAGGAGGGTTTTATTTAGTTATCCTCATTGTATTTGCTGAGACTGGTCTATTTTTCGGATTTTTTCTACCTGGTGATTATTTACTATTTCTTGCTGGATTATTCTGTGCCCTGAATAAAATTGACGTAAATATATTCACGCTTTGTTTGGGATTGTTTACCGCTGGGGTATTAGGTAATTTTACAGGATATTGGTTTGGCTATCGGGCGGGGCCGATGTTATTTAAGCGAAAAGATAGTTTCATCTTTAAGCGAAAATATGTAGTCATGGCTGAGGAATTTTACCACAAATATGGTGGAACCGCTTTAATTATAGGAAGATTTGTTCCAATAGTTCGTACTTTTGCGCCTATCTTTGCCGGGGTCGTAAAATTAGATTTTAAGAAATTTGTTCTATATAATGTTTCGGGGGCTGCCATCTGGGTGGTAGTTTTGACGCTTTCAGGTTATTTCCTAGGTATCGAATTCCCGGGTATTATACATTACGTAGAATATGTTATAGTTGGTATGATTGTCATTGCATTTTTGCCAATTGCCATAACGTTATTGAAAAAACGTATTAAAGATAAAAGAAACAAACAAAATATACAGTAA
- the greA gene encoding transcription elongation factor GreA, translating into MAEVTYFTEEGLRKLKEELAYLKTEGRSKIANAIAEARDKGDLSENAEYDAAKEAQGLHEAKIANLENTLATARLIDESKLDTSKVLALSIVKIKNKKNGAEMTYQLVAESEADLKSGKISVKSPIAQGLLGKSKGDTAVIEVPAGKIEFEIVDISR; encoded by the coding sequence ATGGCAGAAGTAACTTATTTTACGGAAGAAGGATTGCGTAAGCTTAAAGAGGAATTGGCTTATCTGAAGACGGAAGGAAGATCAAAAATTGCCAATGCTATTGCAGAGGCAAGAGACAAGGGGGATTTGTCTGAAAATGCAGAGTATGATGCGGCTAAAGAGGCTCAAGGGCTTCATGAGGCTAAAATTGCCAACTTGGAGAATACATTGGCTACGGCACGTTTAATTGATGAGTCCAAATTGGATACATCTAAAGTTTTGGCCTTATCGATCGTTAAGATAAAGAACAAAAAGAATGGTGCTGAGATGACGTATCAATTGGTTGCAGAGTCAGAGGCAGATCTGAAGTCGGGTAAGATTTCTGTTAAATCTCCTATTGCCCAAGGTTTGTTGGGTAAATCTAAAGGCGATACAGCTGTTATAGAAGTACCAGCGGGTAAAATTGAATTCGAAATCGTAGATATTTCAAGGTAA